AGAACCCGTGCATTACCGGCATCAAGCAGCGTCGCTTGAAAACGCTGCTCAAGCACGACATCAGCCTGCTGGCGTTCCATTTGCCCTTGGATGTGCACCCGGAGGTGGGCAACAACGTGCAACTGGCGCGTCAGCTGGACATCACCGTCGAGGGGCCGTTGGACCCTGAAAACCCGAGAGTGGTCGGGTTGGTCGGTTCGTTGGCCGAGCCGATGACCGCGCGGGATTTTGCCCGGCGTGTGCAGGAGGTGATGGGGCGTGAGCCGCTGCTGGTCGAAGGCGACCAGATGATCCGCCGGGTTGGCTGGTGCACCGGGGGCGGGCAGGGCTATATCGACACGGCGATTGCTGCCGGGGTTGACCTGTTCATCAGTGGCGAAGCCTCGGAGCAGACCTACCACAGTGCCCGCGAAAACGGTGTCAGCTTCATTGCCGCCGGGCACCATGCCACCGAGCGTTATGGTGTGCAGGCGCTGGGGGATTACCTGGCCCGGCGGTTTGCCGTTGAGCATCTGTTCATCGATTGCCCGAACCCGATCTGAGGCCTGCATCGGCCTCTTCGCGGGCAAGCCCGCTCCCACAGGATTTAGGGCGACACAGCATCTGTGGGAGCGGGCTTGCCCGCGAATGGCCCGCCCTGCGGGCCAAACCCACAGTCATATCGTTAGACCTTTTCGATCTAGCCCGCCTCCTAAATAGAATCAGCCGCTGTGATAAAGTGGCTCGCTCGAACACGGCCCGCAGGCCGTCCATAAGATCGTTTTTCGTGAGTAGCCATGGTCGACAAACTGACGCACTTGAAACAGCTGGAGGCGGAGAGCATCCACATCATCCGCGAGGTGGCCGCCGAGTTCGACAACCCGGTGATGCTGTACTCGATCGGCAAGGATTCCGCCGTGATGCTGCACCTGGCGCGCAAGGCCTTCTTCCCGGGCAAGCTGCCGTTCCCGGTGATGCACGTCGACACCCAGTGGAAATTCCAGGAGATGTACAGCTTCCGCGACAAGATGGTCGAGGAAATGGGCCTGGAGCTGATCACCCACGTCAACCCCGAGGGTGTGGCGCAGGGCATCAACCCGTTCACCCATGGCAGCTCCAAGCACACCGACATCATGAAGACCCAGGGCCTCAAGCAGGCGCTGGACAAGCATGGTTTCGACGCCGCCTTCGGTGGTGCCCGCCGTGACGAAGAGAAGTCCCGGGCCAAGGAACGCGTCTATTCGTTCCGCGACAGCAAGCACCGTTGGGACCCGAAAAACCAGCGCCCCGAGCTGTGGAACGTATACAACGGCAAGGTCAACAAAGGCGAGTCGATCCGCGTCTTCCCGCTGTCGAACTGGACCGAGCTGGACATCTGGCAGTACATCTACCTCGAAGGCATCCCGATCGTGCCGCTGTACTTCGCCGCCGAGCGTGAAGTCATCGAGAAGAACGGCACCCTGATCATGATCGACGACGAGCGCATCCTTGAGCACCTCTCCGAGGAAGAAAAGGCCCGCATCGTCAAGAAGAAGGTGCGTTTCCGTACCCTCGGCTGCTACCCGCTGACGGGTGCTGTCGAGTCGGAAGCCGAGACCCTGACGGACATCATTCAGGAAATGCTCCTGACCCGTACGTCCGAACGCCAGGGCCGTGTCATCGACCACGATGGCGCCGGCTCCATGGAAGACAAGAAACGCCAAGGCTACTTCTAATTTCAGGGTTACTCCATGTCGCACCAATCTGATCTGATCAGCGAGGACATCCTCGCCTACCTGGCCCAGCACGAGCGCAAGGAACTGCTGCGTTTCCTGACCTGCGGCAACGTCGACGACGGCAAGAGCACCCTGATCGGGCGCCTGCTGCACGACTCGAAGATGATCTACGAGGACCACCTCGAAGCCATCACCCGTGATTCGAAGAAGTCCGGCACCACCGGCGAAGAAGTCGACCTGGCGCTGCTGGTCGATGGCCTGCAGGCCGAGCGCGAGCAGGGCATCACCATCGATGTTGCCTACCGCTACTTCTCCACCGCCAAGCGCAAGTTCATCATTGCCGACACCCCGGGCCACGAGCAGTACACCCGCAACATGGCCACCGGTGCGTCCACCTGTGACCTGGCGATCATCCTGGTCGATGCCCGCTATGGCGTGCAGACCCAGACCCGTCGCCACAGCTACATTGCCTCCTTGCTGGGCATCAAGCACATCGTCGTCGCGGTCAACAAGATGGACCTCAAAGGTTTCGACGAAGGCGTCTTCGAAGAAATCAAGGCCGACTACCTGAAGTTCGCCGAAGCCATCAACCTGACGCCGAGCAGCCTGCACTTCGTGCCGATGTCGGCGCTCAAGGGCGACAACGTGGTCAACCGCAGCGAGCGTTCGCCGTGGTACACCGGCCCTGCGCTGATGGAAATCCTCGAAACCGTGGAAGTGGCGGCCGACCGCAACTTCACCGACCTGCGCTTCCCCGTGCAGTACGTCAACCGTCCTAACCTGAACTTCCGCGGCTTTGCCGGCACCCTCGCCAGCGGCGTGGTGCACAAGGGTGACGAGATCGTCGTGCTGCCGTCGGGCAAGAGCAGCCGGGTCAAGTCCATCGTCACCTACGAAGGTGAACTGGAAAACGCCGGCCCAGGCCAGGCAGTGACCCTGACCATGGAAGACGAGATCGACATCTCCCGTGGCGACCTGCTGGTGCATGCCGACAACGTGCCACCGGTGACCGACCAGTTCGACGCGATGCTGGTGTGGATGGCTGAAGAGCCGATGCTCCCAGGCAAGAAATATGACATCAAGCGCGCCACCAGCTATGTGCCTGGCTCGATCGCCAGCATCACCCACAAGGTCGATGTGAACACCCTCGAAAAGGATGCTGCCAGCGCGCTGCAACTGAACGAGATCGGTCGCGTCAAGGTGTCCCTGGACAGCGCCATTGCGCTGGATGGCTATGACAGCAACCGCACCACCGGTGCGTTCATCGTCATCGACCGCCTGACCAACGGCACCGTCGGCGCCGGCATGATCATCGCACAGCCCGTACTGCCACACGGCAGCACCGGCCAGCATGGCAAGCAGGCCCACGTGTCCACCGAAGAACGCGCCCTGCGTTTCGGCCAGGAGCCGGCTACCGTGCTGTTCAGCGGCCTGTCCGGCGCTGGCAAGAGCACCCTGGCGTATGCCGTGGAGCGCAAGCTGTTCGACATGGGCCGTGCGGTGTATGTGCTCGATGGCCAGAACCTGCGCCACGACCTGAACAAGGGCTTGCCACAGGACCGCGCTGGCCGCACCGAGAACTGGCGCCGCGCCGCCCATGTGGCGCGCCAGTTCAACGAAGCCGGCATGCTGACTCTGGCCGCCTTCGTCGCCCCGGATGCCGAAGGCCGCGAACAGGCCAAGGCGCTGATCGGCAAGGAGCGCCTGGTGACCGTTTACGTCCAGGCTTCGCCAATCGCCTGCCGCGAGCGCGACCCACAGGGCCTGTATGCCGCCGGTGGCGACAACATCCCGGGTGAAAGCTTCCCGTTCGATGTGCCGCTGGACGCTGACCTGGTGATCGATACCCAGAACACCAGTGTCGACGAAGGCGTGAAGCAGGTGCTGGACGTGCTGCGTCAGCGTGGCGCGATCTAAGCGCTGAAGCTGCATGAAAAACCCCGCTTCGGCGGGGTTTTTTGTGGCACCTATTTAAGGAAGTGCTCTTTTCCAGCGCAGAGTGCTGGCTTAGATATGCTTTTCCGACACAGGAATCACTCGTCTCTCTTTCACTGCCTTATAAGAAAAACTCGAATAAATCTCCTTAACCCCCGGCAACCGCTGCAGCACTTCCCGGGTGAATTCCCCAAACGATTCAAGGTCCCGCGCCAGTATTTCCAGCAAGAAGTCATACCGCCCGGAAATATTATGGCAGGCAACGATTTCGGGTATTTCCATCAACCGCTTCTCAAAGGCCAAGGCCATGTCCTTGGTATGCGAGTCCATCATGATGCTGACAAAAGCGGTGACGCCAAACCCCAATGACTTGGGCGAGAGAATGGCCTGATAGCCGGTGATGTAACCGTTATCTTCCAGCAGTTTGACCCGTCGCCAGCAAGGCGAAGTGGTCAGCGCCACCTGGTCGGCAAGTTCGGAAACAGTAAGGCGGGCGTTGTCCTGCAGGGCGGCCAGCAGGGCGCGGTCGGTGCGGTCGAGGCTCGAAGGCATGTTTTGCCCTCCTGGTCGAATAATTGTTGTTTTTGTTCCAAAAAGTGCTCGATTGCGTGGGCTATTTTGGAAAAATTCAGGCAGCTCGGTGGCATAAGCTTATAGCAAACCACAAGAGGCTGTTGCCATGCGCGACTCCCATAACAACACCGGTTTTTCCACACGGGCCATCCACCATGGTTATGACCCGCTGTCCCACGGCGGCGCCCTCGTGCCGCCGGTGTATCAGACCGCGACTTATGCCTTCCCGACTGTCGAATATGGCGCTGCCTGCTTTGCGGGAGAGGAGGCGGGGCACTTTTACAGCCGCATTTCCAACCCAACGTTGGCCTTGCTCGAACAGCGCATGGCGTCGCTCGAAGGGGGCGAAGCCGGGCTGGCACTGGCTTCGGGGATGGGGGCCATCACCTCGACGATCTGGACGCTGTTACGGCCTGGCGATGAGCTGATCGTTGGGCGCACGTTGTATGGCTGCACCTTCGCCTTCCTGCACCATGGCATTGGCGAGTTCGGGGTCAAGATTCACCATGTCGACCTCAACGATGCCAAAGCCCTGAAAGCGGCGATCAACAGCAAAACGCGGATGATCTACTTCGAAACGCCGGCCAACCCC
The sequence above is drawn from the Pseudomonas putida genome and encodes:
- a CDS encoding Nif3-like dinuclear metal center hexameric protein, with amino-acid sequence MAVALNTLVEEAERYLGSAKIQDYCPNGLQVEGRPQVSRIVSGVTASQALLDAAVEAEADLVLVHHGYFWKGENPCITGIKQRRLKTLLKHDISLLAFHLPLDVHPEVGNNVQLARQLDITVEGPLDPENPRVVGLVGSLAEPMTARDFARRVQEVMGREPLLVEGDQMIRRVGWCTGGGQGYIDTAIAAGVDLFISGEASEQTYHSARENGVSFIAAGHHATERYGVQALGDYLARRFAVEHLFIDCPNPI
- the cysN gene encoding sulfate adenylyltransferase subunit CysN, producing MSHQSDLISEDILAYLAQHERKELLRFLTCGNVDDGKSTLIGRLLHDSKMIYEDHLEAITRDSKKSGTTGEEVDLALLVDGLQAEREQGITIDVAYRYFSTAKRKFIIADTPGHEQYTRNMATGASTCDLAIILVDARYGVQTQTRRHSYIASLLGIKHIVVAVNKMDLKGFDEGVFEEIKADYLKFAEAINLTPSSLHFVPMSALKGDNVVNRSERSPWYTGPALMEILETVEVAADRNFTDLRFPVQYVNRPNLNFRGFAGTLASGVVHKGDEIVVLPSGKSSRVKSIVTYEGELENAGPGQAVTLTMEDEIDISRGDLLVHADNVPPVTDQFDAMLVWMAEEPMLPGKKYDIKRATSYVPGSIASITHKVDVNTLEKDAASALQLNEIGRVKVSLDSAIALDGYDSNRTTGAFIVIDRLTNGTVGAGMIIAQPVLPHGSTGQHGKQAHVSTEERALRFGQEPATVLFSGLSGAGKSTLAYAVERKLFDMGRAVYVLDGQNLRHDLNKGLPQDRAGRTENWRRAAHVARQFNEAGMLTLAAFVAPDAEGREQAKALIGKERLVTVYVQASPIACRERDPQGLYAAGGDNIPGESFPFDVPLDADLVIDTQNTSVDEGVKQVLDVLRQRGAI
- the cysD gene encoding sulfate adenylyltransferase subunit CysD, which produces MVDKLTHLKQLEAESIHIIREVAAEFDNPVMLYSIGKDSAVMLHLARKAFFPGKLPFPVMHVDTQWKFQEMYSFRDKMVEEMGLELITHVNPEGVAQGINPFTHGSSKHTDIMKTQGLKQALDKHGFDAAFGGARRDEEKSRAKERVYSFRDSKHRWDPKNQRPELWNVYNGKVNKGESIRVFPLSNWTELDIWQYIYLEGIPIVPLYFAAEREVIEKNGTLIMIDDERILEHLSEEEKARIVKKKVRFRTLGCYPLTGAVESEAETLTDIIQEMLLTRTSERQGRVIDHDGAGSMEDKKRQGYF
- a CDS encoding Lrp/AsnC family transcriptional regulator — protein: MPSSLDRTDRALLAALQDNARLTVSELADQVALTTSPCWRRVKLLEDNGYITGYQAILSPKSLGFGVTAFVSIMMDSHTKDMALAFEKRLMEIPEIVACHNISGRYDFLLEILARDLESFGEFTREVLQRLPGVKEIYSSFSYKAVKERRVIPVSEKHI